In Methanosphaera sp. ISO3-F5, a genomic segment contains:
- a CDS encoding 50S ribosomal protein L24e — translation MRTCSFCGEEIPEGTGKMYVRRDGSISFFCSSKCEKNNKLGRIPRKVKWVKQ, via the coding sequence ATGAGAACATGTTCATTCTGTGGAGAAGAAATTCCAGAAGGTACAGGAAAAATGTATGTCCGTAGAGATGGATCAATTTCTTTCTTCTGTAGTAGTAAATGTGAAAAAAATAATAAACTTGGTAGAATTCCAAGAAAAGTTAAGTGGGTTAAACAATGA
- the ndk gene encoding nucleoside-diphosphate kinase, producing the protein MKQRTFAMLKPDAVKRRLTGKILSRFEERGIKIIAAKTLMISEELAKTHYGEHSEKPFFNDLVSYITSGPVFAMVLEADDVIAQVRRMVGATNPKEADVGTIRGDYAIDLGRNVIHASDSEESAVREIGLFFDESEFCDYELPDEDIIYE; encoded by the coding sequence ATGAAACAAAGAACATTCGCCATGTTAAAACCTGATGCAGTTAAAAGAAGATTAACAGGTAAAATTTTATCAAGATTTGAAGAACGTGGTATTAAAATAATAGCAGCTAAAACTCTTATGATTTCAGAAGAGCTTGCAAAAACTCATTATGGTGAACATAGTGAAAAACCATTTTTCAATGATTTAGTTTCATACATTACCTCTGGACCAGTATTTGCTATGGTCTTAGAAGCTGATGATGTAATAGCTCAAGTAAGAAGAATGGTAGGAGCAACAAATCCTAAAGAAGCAGATGTTGGAACAATTCGTGGAGATTATGCTATTGATCTTGGACGTAATGTTATACATGCTTCAGATTCTGAAGAATCCGCAGTAAGAGAAATAGGTTTATTCTTCGATGAATCAGAATTCTGTGATTATGAATTACCTGATGAAGATATTATATATGAATAA
- the infB gene encoding translation initiation factor IF-2, whose translation MKTRSPIVSVLGHVDHGKTTLLDHIRGSTIASKEAGGITQHIGATEIPMDVISSICGEFLEKMKIEDRLPGLFFIDTPGHEAFTTLRKRGGSLADLAILIMDVNEGFKPQTYEALNILKTSKTPFVVAANKIDRIPGWNSTDNASFSEVVQNQHSKVAFDLDQKLYEIVGVLHQEGFESERFDRVSNFASQITIVPISARTGEGLPELLTMLLGLAYQYLREQLQIEEDAPASGTVLEVKEEKGLGLTIDTILYDGVLNKDDHIMMLTKDNKVISSKIRSLLKPKALEEIRESKTMFEDTDQIVAAAGVKIVAPRVDDVVSGSPLKVANDDNLRIEEELLSEVDNIRIQTSDVGIIVKADTLGSLEALVNILDDKDIPIKSAEIGDISRRDIINASIMYEEDTKYGVIVAFNVNILPSAEQELADQDIKVFQDKVIYQLTEDYIEWVTTAKERQKNERLQSLVRPATIRIMPKLVFRNSKPAIAGVEIMSGIIERGAVLINNKGNYVGRVESMEDNGESLPKSARGSKVAMAIADATFEKDFEEGDILYVDMDERNFMAVINELGDKLLDDELHTLDELKEIKQQVEDPNWGVVNTDWSELDTLDEDEYEDFY comes from the coding sequence ATGAAAACTAGATCACCTATAGTGTCAGTTTTAGGTCATGTAGACCATGGTAAAACAACGCTTCTTGATCATATTAGGGGAAGTACTATTGCATCTAAAGAAGCTGGTGGGATTACACAGCATATTGGTGCAACAGAAATACCTATGGATGTTATATCATCAATTTGTGGTGAGTTCCTAGAAAAAATGAAGATAGAAGACAGACTTCCTGGTTTATTCTTTATTGATACTCCGGGACACGAAGCCTTTACAACACTACGTAAACGTGGTGGATCTTTAGCTGATTTAGCTATTTTAATAATGGATGTTAACGAAGGTTTTAAACCTCAAACATATGAAGCTTTAAACATATTAAAAACATCAAAAACACCGTTTGTAGTTGCTGCAAACAAGATTGACAGAATTCCTGGATGGAACTCTACTGATAACGCATCATTTTCTGAAGTAGTACAAAATCAACATTCAAAAGTTGCATTTGATTTAGATCAGAAACTATATGAAATAGTAGGAGTATTACATCAGGAAGGATTTGAATCAGAACGTTTTGATAGGGTAAGTAACTTTGCAAGTCAAATAACCATAGTGCCTATAAGTGCACGTACCGGTGAAGGATTACCTGAACTTTTAACAATGCTACTTGGTTTAGCATACCAATACTTAAGAGAACAGCTTCAAATAGAAGAGGATGCACCAGCATCAGGAACAGTTCTTGAAGTAAAAGAAGAAAAAGGTCTTGGATTAACCATAGACACAATATTATATGATGGAGTTCTTAATAAAGACGACCATATTATGATGTTAACAAAGGATAATAAAGTCATATCCTCCAAGATTAGAAGTCTTCTCAAACCAAAGGCATTAGAGGAAATCAGAGAATCCAAGACAATGTTCGAGGATACTGATCAGATTGTAGCAGCAGCAGGAGTAAAAATAGTTGCTCCACGTGTAGATGATGTAGTATCAGGTTCACCATTAAAAGTAGCTAATGATGACAACTTAAGGATTGAGGAAGAATTATTATCTGAAGTGGATAATATACGTATTCAGACAAGTGATGTTGGTATAATTGTTAAAGCCGATACCCTAGGTTCTCTCGAAGCACTAGTTAACATACTTGATGATAAGGATATACCTATAAAATCTGCAGAAATAGGCGATATTTCACGTAGAGATATCATTAATGCATCAATCATGTATGAAGAGGATACTAAATATGGGGTAATAGTAGCATTTAATGTAAACATATTACCATCAGCAGAACAGGAATTAGCAGACCAGGATATCAAAGTATTCCAGGATAAAGTAATTTATCAATTAACTGAGGATTACATTGAATGGGTTACAACAGCAAAAGAACGCCAGAAAAACGAAAGATTACAATCACTTGTACGTCCAGCAACAATACGCATAATGCCAAAACTAGTATTCCGTAACAGTAAACCAGCAATTGCCGGAGTAGAAATAATGTCTGGTATAATTGAAAGAGGTGCTGTATTAATAAACAATAAGGGAAACTATGTTGGTCGTGTAGAAAGCATGGAAGACAATGGTGAAAGCCTACCAAAATCAGCAAGAGGATCAAAAGTCGCAATGGCAATAGCCGATGCAACATTTGAAAAAGATTTTGAAGAAGGAGACATCTTATACGTAGACATGGATGAACGTAACTTCATGGCAGTAATCAATGAATTAGGGGATAAGTTGTTAGATGATGAGCTTCACACACTAGATGAGCTTAAAGAAATTAAACAACAAGTAGAAGATCCAAACTGGGGAGTAGTAAACACTGACTGGAGTGAACTGGACACCCTAGATGAAGATGAATACGAAGACTTCTACTAA